A window of Desulfovibrio sp. UIB00 genomic DNA:
GGCACCTCTGCCGCCATTGGCTTTCCCATTGCCGTGGCGGGTACGCTGGGCTTTATTGTGGGCGGCTGGGGCAGGCCTGATCTGCCCGCCATGTCGCTTGGCTTTGTGAACCTGTGGGCACTGCTGGGCATTGCCACAGCCAGCTTTATGACCGCTCCGCTTGGAGCAAAGCTTTCGCATGCCTTGCCTGCCGACAAGCTTAAGAAAGGTTTTGCCTGTTTTTTGATCCTGGTGGCCTTGAAGATGATCTGGGGCCTGGTGTAACGTAGACCCATGAAGCTTCAGTCGTACAACAAGGCTCTGGCCGAATCGGTGATCTGGAACCTGCTCTGGCTTACGCTGGGGTCGGTTCTTATGGCCATATGCATTCAGAGCGTGGCCGCGCCCCATGGCTTCCTTTCCGGGGGAGTCATGGGCGTGGGCCTGCTGGTCAATTACTGGACAGGCACGCTCACGCCGTTGGTCTGGTATGCCCTGCTGTGCGTTCCTGTGTACGCATTGGGCTGGTTTGGCGTGGGCAAACGTTTTTTGCTCTACACGGCCTACGGAACCCTTTGCACCACGTTGTTCAGTTTTTTCATCACCTTTGAAATTCCCATTACCAACGAAGTGTACGCCACCGTGGTGGGCGGGGTGCTGCACGGCGCAGCTTGCGGCATCATGCTGCGCACGCTTGGCAGCAGCGGCGGTACGGATGTGGTTGCCGTGCTGCTCAAGGAACGTTGGAGCGTACCCATCGGGCAATTCAATTTTCTGTTCAATTCCCTGCTGTTTCTTACGGCGGCCTCGCACATGGCGCTGGACCTCATTGTTGCTTCCATGCTGATGATGTTCATTT
This region includes:
- a CDS encoding YitT family protein, whose amino-acid sequence is MKLQSYNKALAESVIWNLLWLTLGSVLMAICIQSVAAPHGFLSGGVMGVGLLVNYWTGTLTPLVWYALLCVPVYALGWFGVGKRFLLYTAYGTLCTTLFSFFITFEIPITNEVYATVVGGVLHGAACGIMLRTLGSSGGTDVVAVLLKERWSVPIGQFNFLFNSLLFLTAASHMALDLIVASMLMMFISASTLEYVLGLFNRRKLVMIISDHGEEISEAILVTERFGATLVRGKGAYSGSDREILLTVTNNVALKRLENLVFSIDPRALFIVENTFYVSGGQFARRSR